Proteins encoded by one window of Streptomyces sp. NBC_01477:
- a CDS encoding roadblock/LC7 domain-containing protein, which yields MTTSAPHEALTASLKSLRERVMGVNETVIATSDGLLVAADTATAQPESVAALAAASLGLGRRTAAEVGLGGLRDVVTRANGGYVVVLAVGDHALLVILADEGLDLPGLHREAPAAVDHILSLLTTAA from the coding sequence ATGACGACTTCCGCCCCGCACGAAGCGCTCACCGCTTCGCTCAAGTCTTTGCGTGAACGCGTCATGGGCGTCAACGAGACGGTGATCGCCACGTCGGACGGCCTGCTCGTGGCGGCCGACACCGCGACCGCGCAGCCCGAGTCGGTGGCCGCGCTCGCCGCCGCGAGCCTCGGCCTCGGCCGCCGCACCGCGGCGGAGGTCGGCCTCGGCGGCCTGCGCGACGTGGTCACCCGCGCGAACGGCGGCTACGTCGTCGTACTGGCGGTCGGCGACCACGCGCTGCTGGTGATCCTGGCCGACGAGGGCCTGGACCTGCCCGGCCTGCACCGCGAGGCGCCGGCCGCGGTCGACCACATCCTGTCGCTGCTCACCACGGCCGCGTAG